In Notolabrus celidotus isolate fNotCel1 chromosome 10, fNotCel1.pri, whole genome shotgun sequence, one DNA window encodes the following:
- the rnaseh2b gene encoding ribonuclease H2 subunit B — protein sequence MAAKKKRAPSAENDSWVVIAADSATDTQKHDSDPAFVRLRNPSTDAASLFMLGSGDVQLYEVKAFEEDFHSWFVGQTVQRDGRLLFVTAMDPLFLILPYLIKSGKEGKFQPVDQVVMDEEFPACSRLLSCTRSLASLHHIADEKEVGKLKFHRYSGEKTMSWLKKKVERTVAALKKRHISVGEGVKSSTYVRVKSESDHNEEDYLRYAHGLISEYISEDLSKALLKHLQLPELTSPKETEPPSKKRKLSDKPVEAGEDYTKFNSSDFIRKPPKKMTTAQKSLAKVDKTGMKPMSSFFSPKAKAGKQ from the exons atggctgccaagAAGAAGCGCGCGCCAAGTGCAGAGAACGACAGCTGGGTTGTCATTGCTGCAG aCTCGGCCACTGACACACAGAAGCATGACAGTGACCCAGCTTTTGTGAGACTAAGGAATCCCTCTACTG ATGCAGCATCTCTATTCATGCTGGGCAGCGGTGACGTGCAACTGTATGAGGTCAAAGCATTTGAAGAAGATTTCCACTCCTGGTTCGTTGGTCAGACTGTCCAGAGAG ATGGCAGACTCCTCTTCGTAACAGCAATGGATCCTCTCTTCCTTATTCTACCCTATTTGATCAAATCTGGCAAAGAG GGGAAGTTCCAGCCCGTGGATCAAGTTGTTATGGATGAAGAATTCCCAGCGTGTTCAAGGCTGCTGAGCTGCACGCGTTCTCTGGCCTCCCTGCACCACATTGCAGATGAAAAGG AAGTAGGGAAGCTGAAGTTCCATCGATACAGTGGAGAGAAAACAATGAGTTGGTTGAAGAAAAAG GTAGAGAGGACGGTTGCTGCGCTCAAGAAGAGACATATCTCAGTGGGAGAAGGAGTCAAATCTTCAACATATGTCCGAGTAAAGTCAGAGTCAGACCATAATGAGG AGGACTACCTCCGTTACGCCCACGGCCTGATATCAGAGTACATCAGTGAAGACCTGAGCAAAGCTCTCCTCAAACATCTGCA GTTACCTGAGCTCACAAGCCCCAAAGAGACAGAACCTCCTTCAAAG AAGCGGAAGCTTTCAGACAAACCGGTGGAGGCCGGAGAGGACTACACCAAATTCAACAGCTCAGACTTTATCCGGAAA CCGCCCAAGAAGATGACTACTGCTCAGAAATCTCTGGCCAAGGTAGACAAGACTGGCATGAAGCCCATGTCGTCCTTCTTCAGCCCCAAGGCCAAAGCAGGAAAGCAGTAG